ataaatagggCGATTTTCAAGGAGAAAagtacgtcatttattactgtgcacCTACCCGAGTGTcgatcacccgctttactgacttgaccgtcagagtgccttctgcaggtaacTTCCCCATTTTGGCGTTCACCCGAGACTGAGAGCTGAAGGAGAAATACAAAGGCAAGAAGGATCCCAGCAACACCCTAGTAACCTGCccgagaaaaggaagaagacaaAGATTTCAACAATTCTCATCTCCCTAACCAgaacaaataataattatatattaattatattatgttagttggAATGTTTGAAGTAATCTTAAAACATATAGAATGGTTGAAGTCGCGTGaactaagatttttttaaaaaaatatttaataatctaGTTCTAATGTTCAAAGTATCaccaataaaaaatagtttaataaaattttgttcttaattaaattcattgttttCACTGAGTAGAATGATTTTCGGATAGCGAATTCGCGTGATTAAGAAAAAGGAAAGTCTTGAGAGAGATAATTCTAGAATACATTGAAAATACATAGTTGTGTCATTTTCATGATTACTAAAACAAAGAATTAAGATAAGGATATTCCGACAGTATACCTCAGCAACATTTTTAacctattttatttataaaaaaaattattccttgatttaatatatattaagcTTATCAGCACTGAACCTCATCTATGATCTGTCACCACAGAGGTGCTGTTTCCACCGCCATTCcatgttatatataataaatccAAACCTCACACTTATTTCCACTTCTCTTTTGACTTTCACAAAACGGAGATGGCAAGTTTAGAGGAAGACGAGTTGGTACAAATGGTGCAAGATTTTATAGAATCCGAATCAACATCCTCCACAACTTCCACTTCCTCAAATTGCCACACCTTAAGCCACACAACCCAATATTTTATTCTGCAGGTAGGTACTGTTCTATGTCTCCGGTTTTTTCTCCATCTTTGTCTTGGTTTTAAGGTTGTCTCTTATCTGTTTTCTCTATGTTGTTTATGGTTTCAGGATGTTCTAAGGAGTGAGGGTGATGCAGCAGCTGAGGCTAAGGTGTTGAAGTGTGTACTGAAGCATATGAGAGGTAGAAAGGTTGCAGAGAAAAGAACTAGTCTCAGTAGATGGCTTGCTATGAGGATGAAAATGGATGGCCTTAATGCCTCTATATGCCACACGTCTTGGGCCACCTCTTTGGGTTGTCCTGCTGGTGGGTCTTTCTTTATCTGCCTTTTCACCACTTCTAGTTAAATCTGTGTACCCAAATGAAATATCCAAATTTGGACTTCAATTGCTACATATTTGGATTATTTGGTTTACTGTGCTAAGGAGATAGGTGTAAAAATTTAAGGCAGACATGATGTACCCTTTTGGTAGTTCTTATGTTAAAATTTGAAATCTGTCCTTGGATGTCAAAATTAATGTGGGGACACAAGGCACTATGGACTATGAAGTGaaatttatcctttttttttgtgtttgtgcAAACATGAACAGGTGAATACGAGTATATTGAGGTGATACCAGAGGATGAGGATTATGGTAAACCTTTGAGGGTGATTGTAGATATAGATTTCAGGTCCCAATTTGAAGTTGCGAGGCCTACACAACACTATAAAGAATTGACAGATTCAGTTCCTGACATTTTTGTTGGGACTGAGAAGAAGCTGTGCAACATAATTTCCTTGCTGTGTTCTGCTGCTAAACAGTGCCTAAGAGAGAAGGGTCTTCACGTGCCTCCATGGAGAACCGCTTCATACATGCAAGCCAAGTGGCTCTCCGTGAGTCGAAAAGAGGCTAACCATGCAGGTGGTGGAAGAGAAACTTATGTGGGATCAAACGGTGATGTCATTGGTGATGATGAACATACTGATATTATTGGTGAGTGGGTACCTCCATTACTGAAGCCCAAGAAAAGAGATTTGGGTGGTGGATCTAGTTTGTCAAATCAATTATCTAACATGAGTCTAAACTATTGTTGCTAGCTAGGCGAGTCTCTTTATCCTCAGAACTACTCAATTTTGGTCTCGATTTTGGACTTCTTTCTGCTGAACTCTGTGATCAACATCACAAGTATTTTTGTATTGCCATAAAATAAGCACACTCAGCacagaaaagaaacaaataaccACTGCTTACGTTAGTTTTGGAGTTTAGTtcttattttgtgagcaagcaGTGCCTGTAATCCACTGGAGGATCCTGTTGTTGAATAAAGGAATATCCTTAtctgtttcattttttttttctgcttcaAAGGTTTTCAAGCTATGTATGTGAACCATGTGCCTTTAGATGAGAATAACATTTTTCTAAGAATCACATTTTTCTGATTTAAGAATATCCTTGAATTTGTTTCTAAGGCAATCTAGGGGTAATTTCCACTTGAACTTGGAAATGTTGAGAGACAAAGGTTATATATTTTCGTGTTTTAAATGTAAAACGTGGAATGTTTATACCATGGATGTGGATAATGTTGGAAAGGAAAGATATGATTCCTTCTTTCTGCCCCTTGTTCCACaccacactttttttttaactttggaacttttaatatattttctatttctattcTTATATATGGAATGTTTACTTTTGTGTAAAAAAAACGAAATGTTTATATAAAAGTAATTTAATTCGCATATACATCACTCAGAAATCGACACGAAAGTACTCCACGAGataattaaattgaaaatgCTTTTACTTGGAactcaaaatattatattgacGTTTTTAATTTGTCTTTGTAACTAAATTCAATAAGATCAACTTGGTGACGAAATATGAATAATTTGCATAACAATTTTTGGTTTAATTCTTTAAGCTACATTGTTTCATACATGGATTGTTGGAGGCAATGCAGGAGAGTTGATGAAATCGatttgtattaataaaaatgttaagaAATGAGAGGTATGATGGATCCACATATTAAGCTTCTTTGGGTAAGACTTTAGAAATGAGACAAATTCAATttgaattatgattttatttaaattgtctCGTTTGTCCCACTTGCTTTTCATGTAATGCACCTATATAACTAATTATCTTTCAAgtataatcgattatataattttttaaatagtataGTGTAAATGTTTACCTAATTCgattatatagtttttttaaatagCATAGTAAGAATATACCTAATTGATTATGCATGATTTTATGTATATTCATAATCTACATGTCTATAGTCTATATTAGGAGTCCTAATAAATCAATTATACATTATTGATAATCTGTTAAAACTGAAAGAAGctgaaaacaaaagaaaaagaaataaaaacaaaataaagtataaattacatttatatTTGTTTGAAGATAACGAAacccaaaaataaaaaaattgtcattttaaataataatgaataaataaattaaaagttataataaCAAAGTTGCACATTTATTATGAAGAGAAGAAACTTggaaaaatatcaattttatattttatttctttttatatttaagtgaaaaaaaagtaaaagatgTGGTTAAATATTTCTTTGTCAGTTTTTTCCTGCTGCGTTTTTTGTTTGTTTCCCTAATTAGTCACTCTCACTTCACACTTTCCTTTAAAATGCTAAATAACCactgtaatattttattattaataaaaaaaagactaTTTTAATCTTGTTGGAgtttatcactttttttttaaatgagtatATATGTAGGTACACAATCAATTAATTCTTAGATTATAAGTCTTTTGGAACCTCTAACACACACCTTTCACGCCGAATGATAATTTGAATGATAATTTGTGTGTAAGATACCATATTATAAATGATTCGATAACGGTTCAATAATGTATAATCTGATAAGACCAATAAACTATTGTTAGGATAGACTTTAAATTATTATGTGAATCTTCAACATTGCAAtgtgtaaatattttaaataaaatcaatattaaatttaatcttTAGTTGTGTCTATCATAAACTAACTAATATTTGAACGACTCTTCCTCTTTAAATCCATAAGAAACTTGAGAGAGTACGAGTACAGAAATCCGAGTGGTGGCAATTATGAGTACATAGAGACAGCAAATTTGTGACATTAGCCTCCATTAGTTAGTTGTCAATAGTTGTTGTAGCTTTCTGATCCTAGGAATTACGTGTGTTCATGTAAGAAAACAAGGTAGCATTAAAGTATATAGAAGAAATAAAACGTGGAATCTAGCCATCCTCTAACCTAGTTTGTTTTTATTGCTCAGAATCTGCAAAGATGGGTGTCTTTCACTGCATATATTTTTGAGATTTTATCACCCACAAAatggaagagagagagagagagagagatgagTACTATCATATTGAGGAACATTGAAAACCGTATATAAATACTATCCAAAAAAAGTGACTAGACGGAAGGAGATAGAGATGATTAGGTTATGGATGAGAGGGTAGGTTTTGGAAGGGaggaagagataaaaaaatgaatggaACATTGAATAAGGTGTAACCATGTCAATGAAACCAGTGGCAATGGGAAAAACATGTGGCAGCAAAACCATGGGAAACTAGGTGACGTATACGACAAATAGACATGTCCCTTTCGCTTTTCATTTTTAATCCAATCATCTTTTTTTGCTTACTACGATGCACTTCTTCCACTTTCATCGTTTCATTTCTACACACGTATTCAAGTGCTAAATCTCACATAATACATCGCACCACATTCGCTACGTTTATAATCTACACAACCCTTTCAATTCTTGTCCATTTCTATGTCAATTATTGAGTTCATTAAATATACTTTCTTCACCATCtcatcattttttatatttatatcatcACCTTTTTCAATCATTAAATGCCATCTAATCATTTCTTTCGCTTATCTTATTATAAGAATAACCGctaagataatatatatatatatatatataaaattaatttgaggaaagtattaagaaaataataattattatagataatattattatatctaattatatattattaatttaataataatagaatctGAATTTCtatctaattatattataatttgggaGAAAAACTCTCATACActactatatattttttatacatgaaatacacacaaaataataaagacattttatttcttttcatcttcttaCCTACAATTGCCCTTGTACCACTATATGCATGCATACATGGTAATTTCTTCGCACTGTGTTTTCTCTTTCAGGCTACCTGTATGCCTTAAGAGTAAAGCTCCaaggtagaaaataaaagtttatgaTTCCTTTTATTAACCTTCTTACTgtatttttcacatttttattgatgtttgttttcacatttttattGATGTTTGATAGTAATAAACCTGTGATTTGGTTAGTGAAATAGTATAAAAGGATATCTTTGGAAGATAATTTTAGGTGTTGGATACTGTCAGCCACTAATTTCTTCAAATGCTAGCGCACTTTAGTTCAACATAAAGTGAAAATTGTAATGAAGAGAGACAATTATATGTCTGATAACGTTTCAGGGAATAGTTAAGAATATACCCTATTTGACATCAAACATATGGATTGGGACCTTAACTCTCTtcaaaagaaaacttgtttcaTTAACGGTTAACTTAATATCTACACAGTACGTTTTATTCTCAACACTTTTAAATAAATGATTGAGAAAACACAAGCCTGTTGATCATAGTTGGCACCTAATAAAATGCAAAAAGTACTATTTATTTGATCAAAGTTTAGTGATTAGCTTAAAAGATCTTAAAATTAAGCCGTGCTGATACCGTAGATACCTTGCTTAACTAATTGATTGTTAATTGACTTCCTAAACGACTAAAAGTGCAAAATTTGAACTGTACGTAATGTGTAACACATCACGTCTTCCTCGTAGTAATGTTAATCGATCTATAATTGGATAATTACATAAACATAATTAAAAGGgctaaaaatagaagaaaaactaggattcagaaaaatatattgaaagaTAAAAGCAAAGTTGGTGACTCTATCCAAAAGTAAAAGAAGCAGAAGGAAATGAGAAAAATTCTCAGAGACGTTACTCTGTCAGAATGTCTACATTGACTCAAACTTCCCAACTATGTCATAATGCGTCCATTCCGTCTCTTTATCTTTGTTCTCCACAAGCCTCTAAATTACTATACTTTTTCCAGATATCTCAACCTCCATCTCTCTCTCATTTTTACAATATTATAAACTTTTTCTCTGCATATAAAATCTCTTAGAGGATTgtggttttgaggttgaagaggacGTGAAAATTTACACGCTGCATTAGACACAGATGTTTTATGTTTGATCGGTTTATGAAATCATGTAAAGATAGTTTCcaagttcttatttatttttgtccaCAATTCCATTATACAGACCTAATAGTTGTTTGAactatatttctatttttatattatattatcttGGGCTATAATCATAATCAGTTCATATTGGTTACTCGTCCAAATGTTGCTGTAGCTGAAAAGTGAAAAGATAGAAGAATGGCTACTTCCCCACGTGGCCTTAAAACCGTTTTCCAGCATCCATGTGAGTTCCTTCTTGTTACACTTTCTGCTTTACGTTCTCAACTTTTCATTGGTAATAAGCTCTTAACAGGGGTGTTCCCTCCATTAGTTTGAAAAGTTCCAAGCGAAAATCACTTTTTAGGtccatttttcattttcataagGTCTAATATCTATTTCGTGCTTAATATACTAAATGCAGACGCTGACACCAAAACCTGCGTGTGGTTCTAATGTGCTAATTAGAGAAAAGTTAGCTACAGATAACATCCAAGCAACTTAAACAAGCGGcgaaaaattgattttattttttacatatttgaTAGTACcatgtgatttttattattttaatcaacatatttacttatatataatgacTCTAAATATTCTTTAATAAACTGCACACATTACAATCGGCCTCTGACTTTTACTTCTTCCATAGGTTAAAAATAGTGTATAAATATAACAGGTCTAATTGAATGGTTGCAGGGATTATGTCAAAAAAATTAGAGCAAAGTATAATTTTTACCCAACTTGGACCATTGGAGTGGGCCTCACAAGATAACGTCAAGATAAAATTAATGAGTCCAGCAAGatcatttttcttcctgcaccccacaattttctaaattcCGAAACTGACCTTgatcttttatttgaaaaaggacaCCAAGGTTACCAAAAATCGGaatctgggagtgtgctacggattcatcaatctggaactgaatattttttttttctagatgaGGGGTGTTTCAGAAgcaaattttgcataaattattgatttctggattgctgaatccgaaagcctaattctgttacggattggtggatccggaatgtttgttttttaattatggattatgtgaatccagaatgcatatttctgttacagattggtggatccagaatgcattttttgaatgatgaatttttaaatgtaaaatacatattttgaattacggattgatGGATCCGA
The sequence above is a segment of the Phaseolus vulgaris cultivar G19833 chromosome 2, P. vulgaris v2.0, whole genome shotgun sequence genome. Coding sequences within it:
- the LOC137812470 gene encoding uncharacterized protein, producing the protein MASLEEDELVQMVQDFIESESTSSTTSTSSNCHTLSHTTQYFILQDVLRSEGDAAAEAKVLKCVLKHMRGRKVAEKRTSLSRWLAMRMKMDGLNASICHTSWATSLGCPAGEYEYIEVIPEDEDYGKPLRVIVDIDFRSQFEVARPTQHYKELTDSVPDIFVGTEKKLCNIISLLCSAAKQCLREKGLHVPPWRTASYMQAKWLSVSRKEANHAGGGRETYVGSNGDVIGDDEHTDIIGEWVPPLLKPKKRDLGGGSSLSNQLSNMSLNYCC